From one Chloroflexota bacterium genomic stretch:
- the sucD gene encoding succinate--CoA ligase subunit alpha: MSILIDERTLVLVQGITGGEGSFHTRRMLEYGTKVVAGVTPGKGGSSVHGVPVFNTVEQAVRETRADASIIFVPAPFAADAILEAADAGLSLVVCITEGIPLRDMVLVLKHIREKGVRLIGPNCPGVISPGKGKMGIMAGDIHMPGLVGVVSRSGTLTYEAVAQLTALGLGQSTCVGIGGDPLPGSSFVDILELFARDPQTEAVVLIGEIGGAYEQEAAEYINKGGFPKPVVAFVAGATAPPGRRMGHAGAIISGGGESARDKIDALAQAGAAIAPSPAEIGLTVKKMLESVG, from the coding sequence GCATGCTGGAATACGGCACAAAGGTAGTGGCGGGGGTAACGCCCGGTAAAGGAGGAAGCTCGGTCCACGGCGTCCCGGTCTTCAACACCGTGGAGCAGGCGGTAAGGGAAACACGGGCCGACGCCAGCATCATCTTTGTCCCCGCCCCCTTCGCCGCCGATGCCATCCTGGAGGCCGCCGATGCGGGGCTATCCCTGGTGGTCTGTATCACCGAGGGCATCCCGCTCCGTGACATGGTCCTGGTCCTGAAACATATCAGGGAGAAGGGGGTGCGCCTTATCGGCCCCAACTGCCCCGGCGTCATTTCACCCGGGAAGGGCAAGATGGGCATCATGGCCGGGGATATCCATATGCCGGGGCTGGTGGGGGTGGTCTCCCGCAGCGGCACCTTGACCTACGAGGCGGTGGCCCAGCTCACCGCCCTGGGGCTGGGCCAGTCCACCTGCGTGGGCATCGGCGGCGACCCCCTGCCAGGCTCCAGCTTTGTGGACATCCTTGAGCTCTTTGCCCGGGACCCCCAGACGGAGGCGGTGGTCCTCATCGGGGAAATCGGAGGGGCCTATGAGCAGGAGGCGGCGGAGTATATCAACAAGGGGGGCTTCCCCAAACCGGTGGTGGCCTTTGTAGCCGGGGCCACCGCCCCCCCAGGCCGGCGCATGGGCCACGCCGGGGCCATAATCTCCGGGGGAGGGGAATCGGCCCGGGACAAGATAGACGCCCTGGCCCAGGCCGGGGCCGCCATAGCCCCCAGCCCCGCCGAAATCGGCCTCACTGTAAAAAAGATGCTGGAAAGCGTGGGGTAG